In the Haloferula helveola genome, one interval contains:
- a CDS encoding c-type cytochrome, which translates to MLRTILALAILPLAATTAQDGGQLYTTYCSACHAPNGEGATGGQFPPLAGSEWVEGDPGRSISIVLHGLEGEVEVDDKTYNLLMPPQGAVLPDDQIAAILTYVRSSWGNKGGKVDAAMVKKIRAATEKRNKPWTAKELLKKYPLPKKEQYLRDLTTKIYKGRWNKFPDFDSLTPEAVEEEQDGLISLEKINHKDHYGVVWEGQLYAHKDGDFTFGLDSDDEARLIMGGKVVVEIKGAGPMGRGREGRVLLKKGANPFRLEYREIEGVEGISLYWKAGGMKMNYLSKEKAKQKNNKKWPDIPITPTSGHTATYRNFIEGTTPRAIGFGFPQGVNLAYSADHLAPELVWTGAFMDGGRHWTNRGQGNQPPAGESLLKLTGSPAYSRPGRFRGYSTDPEGNPTFVVTVDGLTMRDSIKGGDRMLVRAISAEGSGTPVELTLAENLPIEAAGKGVWTVAGALELKVEGATAELADKKLVIKLSADQAATLTYLWK; encoded by the coding sequence ATGCTACGGACGATCCTCGCACTGGCGATCCTGCCACTTGCCGCAACCACGGCCCAAGACGGCGGCCAGCTCTACACCACCTACTGTTCGGCCTGCCACGCCCCGAATGGAGAAGGTGCCACCGGTGGTCAGTTTCCCCCGCTCGCGGGCAGCGAATGGGTCGAAGGTGATCCGGGTCGCTCGATCAGCATCGTGCTCCACGGACTCGAAGGTGAGGTGGAGGTAGACGACAAGACCTACAACCTCCTCATGCCACCTCAGGGCGCGGTCCTACCCGATGACCAGATCGCGGCGATCCTGACCTACGTGCGCAGTTCGTGGGGAAACAAGGGAGGCAAGGTGGACGCCGCGATGGTGAAGAAGATCCGCGCCGCGACCGAGAAGCGCAACAAGCCGTGGACGGCCAAAGAGCTGCTCAAGAAGTATCCGCTGCCGAAGAAGGAGCAGTATCTCCGCGATCTCACGACCAAGATCTACAAGGGCAGATGGAACAAGTTCCCGGATTTCGATTCGTTGACGCCCGAGGCGGTCGAGGAGGAGCAGGACGGACTGATCTCCCTCGAGAAGATCAACCACAAGGACCACTACGGCGTTGTCTGGGAAGGTCAGCTCTACGCCCACAAGGATGGCGACTTCACCTTCGGTCTCGATTCCGATGACGAAGCCCGCCTGATCATGGGTGGCAAGGTGGTTGTCGAGATCAAGGGAGCCGGACCGATGGGCCGCGGCCGCGAGGGCCGGGTATTGCTCAAGAAGGGGGCCAACCCCTTCCGGCTCGAGTACCGCGAAATCGAGGGTGTCGAAGGCATCAGCCTCTACTGGAAAGCCGGTGGCATGAAGATGAACTATCTCAGCAAGGAGAAGGCGAAGCAGAAGAACAACAAGAAGTGGCCGGACATTCCGATCACTCCCACAAGCGGCCATACCGCCACCTACCGCAACTTCATCGAAGGCACGACACCCCGCGCGATCGGCTTCGGTTTCCCGCAGGGCGTGAACCTCGCCTACAGCGCCGACCACCTTGCCCCGGAACTCGTCTGGACCGGAGCCTTCATGGACGGCGGGCGCCACTGGACGAACCGCGGCCAGGGCAACCAACCGCCCGCCGGCGAAAGCCTGCTGAAACTGACCGGCTCGCCCGCCTACTCGCGTCCAGGCCGTTTCCGCGGCTACAGCACGGATCCGGAGGGCAATCCGACCTTCGTCGTCACGGTCGACGGACTCACGATGCGTGATTCAATCAAAGGCGGGGACCGCATGCTGGTCCGCGCCATCTCCGCCGAAGGCTCAGGTACTCCGGTCGAACTGACGCTTGCCGAAAACCTGCCGATCGAGGCGGCTGGGAAAGGCGTCTGGACCGTCGCCGGGGCTCTCGAACTCAAGGTTGAGGGCGCCACGGCGGAACTCGCCGACAAGAAACTCGTCATCAAACTCTCCGCCGACCAGGCCGCCACCCTTACCTACTTGTGGAAATGA
- a CDS encoding DUF7133 domain-containing protein: MTRSLPTLRNAAAGALLSSVAAVGTSSAQQQSDFYLREEIPLPPGEVMEVGSIALMPDQKVAVATRRGDIWICEGAYGSDLSKVTWKRFAQNLHEPLGMFWKDGSLWLTQRPEVTRITDSDGDGLADRFQTINSDWGINGDYHEYAFGSTPDDEGNIWVVLCLTGSFHARSDWRGWCVRVTPEGDMIPTCSGIRSPGGIGFNAAGDTFYTDNQGVWNGSSSLKWLRPGSFQGNPTGNKFHKLADLPAPPDPKDGSRITTERERFPEFVPPAVVLPHGKVGQSPTAVITDGTEGKFGPFAGQVLVGEQTHSQVQRVCLEKVNGIYQGAVFHFLEGFEAGIVPMRLDGDGTLFVGGSNRGWASRGSKPFTFERARWNGTVPFEMHTMLATPDGFTLTFTEPVDPSTAGDPASYSMQAWTYIYQSKYGSPEVDQATPKITAAKVSGDGMTVALTVDGRVKGHVHQLDAKGVKSKSGSKLWHPTAWYTLNEIPN; encoded by the coding sequence ATGACACGTTCGCTCCCTACTCTCCGAAATGCCGCCGCGGGCGCGCTGCTCTCATCTGTCGCAGCCGTCGGAACCTCATCGGCCCAGCAGCAGTCCGACTTCTACCTCCGCGAAGAGATCCCCCTTCCGCCCGGAGAGGTGATGGAGGTCGGTTCGATCGCGCTGATGCCCGACCAAAAGGTCGCCGTCGCCACCCGTCGTGGCGACATCTGGATTTGCGAAGGCGCCTATGGATCCGACCTCTCGAAAGTCACCTGGAAGCGCTTCGCCCAGAACCTGCACGAACCGCTTGGCATGTTCTGGAAGGACGGCTCTCTGTGGCTGACCCAGCGCCCCGAAGTCACCCGCATCACGGACAGCGACGGTGACGGACTTGCTGACCGCTTCCAGACGATCAACTCCGACTGGGGCATCAACGGCGACTATCATGAGTATGCATTCGGCAGCACGCCGGACGACGAAGGCAACATCTGGGTCGTGCTTTGTCTAACCGGTTCGTTCCACGCCCGCTCCGACTGGCGCGGCTGGTGCGTGAGGGTCACCCCCGAGGGCGACATGATCCCGACCTGTTCGGGCATCCGTTCCCCCGGCGGCATCGGCTTCAATGCGGCGGGCGACACCTTCTACACCGACAACCAGGGTGTCTGGAACGGCTCTTCGTCGCTGAAGTGGCTGCGCCCCGGATCCTTCCAAGGGAACCCGACCGGCAACAAGTTCCACAAGCTCGCCGACCTCCCCGCCCCACCGGACCCGAAGGACGGCTCACGCATCACCACCGAGCGTGAACGCTTTCCCGAGTTCGTGCCACCCGCCGTCGTGCTTCCGCACGGCAAGGTCGGGCAGTCGCCGACCGCGGTGATTACGGATGGAACCGAGGGCAAGTTCGGACCCTTCGCCGGCCAGGTCCTCGTCGGTGAGCAAACGCATTCGCAGGTTCAACGCGTCTGCCTCGAGAAAGTGAACGGCATCTATCAAGGCGCCGTGTTCCACTTCCTTGAAGGTTTCGAAGCCGGGATCGTCCCGATGCGTCTGGACGGAGACGGCACCCTGTTCGTCGGTGGCTCGAACCGCGGTTGGGCATCGCGCGGCAGCAAGCCATTCACCTTCGAACGGGCCCGCTGGAACGGGACCGTTCCCTTCGAGATGCACACCATGTTGGCGACCCCCGACGGTTTCACGCTGACCTTCACCGAGCCCGTCGATCCTTCCACCGCCGGCGACCCCGCTTCCTACTCGATGCAGGCGTGGACCTACATCTACCAGTCGAAATACGGATCGCCGGAAGTCGACCAGGCGACCCCGAAGATCACCGCTGCAAAGGTTTCGGGTGACGGCATGACGGTCGCCCTGACCGTTGACGGCCGCGTCAAGGGCCATGTCCACCAGCTCGATGCCAAAGGCGTGAAATCGAAGTCCGGATCCAAGCTCTGGCATCCGACCGCTTGGTACACGCTGAACGAGATTCCGAACTGA
- a CDS encoding NAD-dependent epimerase/dehydratase family protein has product MKPESSNPHLLVCGHGYLGRAVSREFLAAGWHVTAVSRSDADHGSATPLLDERSADLASAESVAELAGSIAPPDFIVHCASSGRGGADSYRAVYLGGCRHLLASFPGVPLLFTSSTSVYPQTDGSEVTEDSPAEPDRETGKLLREAEQTVLDGRGIVFRLSGIYGPERSVILKKFLSGEATLEEDGRRILNQIHRDDAAAAIFHAATQSVPSGIWNVSDSNPRSQLATFKALAKRFNRPMPPSAPRDPNRKRGWTHKRVSNAKLVSAGWHLQHPDFLEAAGSVADTLKIG; this is encoded by the coding sequence TTGAAACCTGAATCTTCCAACCCCCATCTTCTCGTCTGCGGCCATGGCTATCTTGGCCGGGCCGTGTCGCGGGAGTTCCTTGCCGCCGGCTGGCATGTGACCGCCGTGTCGAGGAGCGATGCCGATCACGGCTCGGCGACCCCGTTGCTCGACGAGCGCTCGGCCGATCTAGCATCCGCCGAGAGCGTCGCGGAACTTGCTGGTTCGATCGCCCCGCCCGACTTCATCGTTCACTGCGCCTCCTCCGGCCGGGGTGGTGCGGACTCCTATCGCGCCGTCTATCTTGGAGGCTGCCGCCACTTGCTCGCCAGCTTCCCCGGAGTGCCCCTGCTGTTCACCTCGTCGACCTCGGTGTATCCGCAGACCGACGGCTCCGAAGTGACCGAGGACTCCCCTGCCGAACCGGACCGCGAGACCGGGAAACTGCTTCGAGAAGCGGAGCAAACCGTGCTGGATGGCCGGGGGATCGTCTTCCGCCTCTCGGGCATCTATGGCCCGGAACGGAGCGTCATTCTGAAAAAGTTCCTCTCGGGTGAGGCGACGCTCGAGGAAGACGGACGTCGGATTCTCAACCAAATCCACCGCGACGACGCGGCTGCCGCGATTTTCCACGCTGCAACCCAATCCGTGCCGTCCGGGATCTGGAATGTCAGCGATTCGAATCCGCGCAGCCAACTCGCGACCTTCAAAGCGCTGGCCAAGCGCTTCAACCGGCCAATGCCTCCGTCCGCGCCGCGCGATCCGAACCGCAAACGCGGCTGGACCCACAAGCGGGTTTCCAATGCCAAGCTCGTCTCCGCCGGCTGGCACCTGCAGCACCCCGATTTCCTCGAAGCCGCCGGGAGCGTCGCGGACACTCTTAAGATCGGGTAG
- a CDS encoding AI-2E family transporter, translating to MPNESSEPQSDADEESFGDRRTRWCRLKESVSLISVSQVGLFLLVAGYVLHHSRVVLLPVVLAILASLVLYPVYLAFRKLRLPRIVASSATVAGLVGLVGFGSYQLIEPGAQWMESIDGEVVATRVQEVFRPVKEVQDGLKEVADKVERVTKAKTPPKDDDAKSNAPEDEDSQNATNEEPDEKLAVVSVDKESDKPESEVEEEQSAPAEEEPEPEPVTVEIREDPLEAVVSTLQDIGLGLVAFLFLVLFILAYGNRIIRCLGESEGTGIILDRMGNDVSRYLFTITLINFCLGTGIGIAMWLLGMPNPALWGVLGMLLNFIPYVGALIGTGVVFLAAAASFDTPGAVLIVPCVYFALTAIEGNVVTPLVLGERFRLNPLVVFLWIFAWAGFWGIAGMLIAMPALVSFKIVCENTATLERFRKVLEA from the coding sequence ATGCCGAATGAGTCCAGCGAACCGCAGTCCGATGCCGATGAGGAGAGTTTTGGCGACCGGCGGACGCGATGGTGCCGGCTGAAGGAGTCGGTCAGCCTGATCAGCGTTTCCCAGGTCGGCCTGTTCCTTCTGGTCGCCGGCTACGTGCTCCACCACAGCCGGGTGGTGCTGCTTCCGGTGGTTCTGGCGATCCTCGCCTCGCTGGTCCTTTACCCGGTCTACCTTGCGTTTCGTAAGCTGCGTCTGCCGAGAATCGTTGCTTCCAGCGCAACGGTGGCTGGGCTGGTCGGGCTGGTGGGCTTCGGTTCCTACCAACTGATTGAGCCGGGAGCGCAGTGGATGGAGTCGATCGATGGTGAGGTCGTGGCGACCCGCGTTCAGGAAGTTTTCCGGCCGGTGAAGGAGGTTCAGGACGGTCTCAAGGAGGTTGCGGACAAGGTCGAGCGGGTGACCAAAGCTAAGACTCCACCGAAGGATGACGATGCAAAAAGCAATGCTCCGGAGGATGAGGATTCGCAAAATGCAACAAACGAAGAGCCTGATGAGAAGCTGGCTGTGGTTTCGGTCGATAAGGAATCCGACAAACCCGAGTCGGAAGTCGAAGAGGAGCAGTCAGCTCCTGCTGAGGAAGAGCCCGAACCCGAGCCGGTGACGGTTGAGATTCGGGAGGATCCTCTCGAAGCCGTTGTGTCGACCCTCCAGGACATCGGTCTGGGTCTGGTCGCGTTCCTGTTTCTGGTGCTTTTCATCCTCGCCTACGGAAACCGGATCATCCGCTGCCTCGGCGAATCGGAAGGGACGGGAATCATCCTCGATCGGATGGGTAACGACGTCTCCCGCTACCTGTTCACCATCACGCTGATCAACTTCTGCCTCGGGACGGGTATCGGGATCGCGATGTGGTTGCTCGGCATGCCCAACCCCGCGCTCTGGGGTGTGCTTGGGATGCTTCTCAACTTCATCCCCTACGTTGGCGCGCTGATCGGGACCGGAGTGGTATTCCTCGCCGCCGCGGCGAGCTTCGACACACCGGGCGCCGTGTTGATCGTTCCTTGTGTCTACTTCGCGCTGACGGCAATCGAAGGAAATGTCGTCACGCCTCTTGTTCTTGGAGAACGCTTCCGCCTGAACCCGCTGGTGGTGTTCCTCTGGATCTTCGCTTGGGCGGGCTTCTGGGGGATCGCGGGCATGCTGATCGCGATGCCGGCACTGGTGAGCTTCAAGATCGTCTGCGAAAACACCGCCACCTTGGAACGCTTCCGCAAAGTATTGGAAGCCTAG
- a CDS encoding arylsulfatase, which translates to MAQANAAERPNVVFILADDLGYGELGCYGQSKIPTPNIDRLAAQGRRFTRHYTGAPVCAPARCVLMSGKHLGHAEIRGNLQAKKNFPQFNEGQHPITEGVVTLAEAFKEAGYATGAMGKWGLGPVGSTGDPNKQGFDLFFGYNCQAVAHSFYPRYIWRNDEQIEINPNPIPGHRKKPTGEVKLEDYQAEQYAPYLMIDEAEDFISKHKDDPFFLYLAFIEPHVAMHPPEEAVDRFPKDWDNEAYRGQCGYLPHPRPRAGYAAMINDLDRYVGRVMEALEDAGVADNTIVVFTSDNGTTHPGVKTTHFHIGGVDADFFNSTLDLKGWKGSVYEGGLRVPMIVRYPGKVDAGSTSDTPGYFADWFPTLADAVGLKKPDGLDGQSLWPAITTGKDGGERKPMVWVYPEYGGQVAVNFGHMKVLRRGLKRKNPDPWEVYDVVKDRGETKNLAAEHPELIERAAKLLKEQTDENPLFPLTPPTFERSAASE; encoded by the coding sequence TTGGCGCAAGCAAATGCGGCCGAGCGACCGAATGTCGTCTTCATCCTCGCTGACGATCTCGGCTACGGCGAACTCGGGTGCTACGGCCAGAGCAAGATCCCGACTCCCAACATCGACCGGCTCGCCGCCCAGGGCCGGCGCTTCACCCGCCACTACACCGGGGCGCCGGTCTGTGCTCCGGCGCGTTGCGTGCTGATGAGTGGCAAGCACCTCGGGCATGCCGAGATCCGGGGTAATCTGCAGGCCAAGAAAAACTTTCCGCAGTTCAATGAGGGGCAGCATCCGATCACCGAGGGCGTCGTGACCTTGGCCGAGGCCTTCAAAGAAGCGGGCTACGCCACCGGCGCGATGGGCAAGTGGGGTCTCGGGCCGGTGGGGAGCACCGGTGATCCCAACAAGCAGGGGTTCGACCTGTTCTTCGGCTACAACTGCCAGGCGGTGGCCCATAGCTTTTACCCGCGCTACATCTGGAGGAACGACGAGCAGATCGAGATCAATCCGAACCCGATCCCCGGCCACAGGAAGAAGCCGACGGGAGAAGTGAAGCTGGAGGACTATCAGGCCGAGCAATACGCACCCTACCTGATGATCGACGAAGCCGAGGACTTCATTTCCAAGCATAAGGACGACCCGTTCTTCCTCTATCTGGCCTTCATCGAACCTCACGTGGCGATGCACCCGCCGGAAGAGGCGGTCGACCGGTTTCCGAAGGACTGGGACAATGAGGCGTATCGCGGTCAGTGCGGCTACTTGCCCCATCCCCGTCCGCGCGCGGGCTATGCCGCGATGATCAACGATCTCGACCGATACGTCGGTCGGGTCATGGAGGCTCTTGAAGATGCGGGTGTGGCCGACAACACGATTGTCGTTTTCACCTCCGACAACGGCACGACGCATCCGGGCGTCAAGACCACCCACTTCCATATCGGCGGTGTCGATGCCGACTTCTTCAACAGCACGCTCGACCTCAAGGGCTGGAAGGGAAGCGTTTACGAAGGCGGCCTGCGCGTGCCAATGATCGTCCGCTATCCGGGCAAAGTCGACGCCGGCAGCACCAGTGATACGCCGGGCTACTTCGCCGACTGGTTTCCGACCCTCGCCGATGCGGTCGGGCTGAAGAAGCCGGACGGTCTCGACGGCCAGTCGCTGTGGCCGGCCATCACGACCGGCAAGGACGGAGGCGAGCGCAAGCCGATGGTTTGGGTCTATCCCGAGTATGGGGGACAGGTTGCGGTCAATTTCGGCCACATGAAGGTTCTGCGTCGCGGACTGAAGCGGAAAAACCCGGATCCGTGGGAGGTCTACGACGTGGTCAAGGATCGCGGTGAAACGAAGAACCTCGCCGCGGAACACCCCGAGTTGATCGAGCGGGCCGCCAAACTGCTCAAAGAGCAGACCGACGAGAACCCGCTGTTCCCGCTCACGCCGCCGACCTTCGAACGATCGGCCGCATCCGAGTAG
- the queD gene encoding 6-carboxytetrahydropterin synthase QueD: MRARLTKEFRFEAAHTLPSLPEGHKCRQMHGHSFKVEISIEGEVDEEIGWVYDHKRISDAMRPLLDQLDHGYLNDIEGLESPTIERLAAWFWRKLEVDLPGLTEIEIFETPTARCSFRGEF; this comes from the coding sequence ATGCGAGCGCGACTGACCAAGGAATTCCGCTTCGAGGCGGCCCACACGCTGCCAAGCCTGCCGGAGGGGCACAAATGCCGGCAGATGCATGGCCACAGCTTCAAGGTCGAGATCTCGATCGAGGGCGAGGTCGATGAGGAGATCGGCTGGGTCTACGACCACAAGCGGATCTCGGACGCCATGCGCCCCCTCCTCGACCAGCTCGACCACGGCTACCTCAACGACATCGAAGGACTCGAGAGCCCGACCATTGAGCGGCTCGCCGCGTGGTTCTGGCGCAAGCTTGAGGTGGATCTACCTGGGCTGACCGAAATCGAGATCTTCGAGACGCCGACGGCCCGCTGTTCGTTCCGGGGCGAATTCTGA
- a CDS encoding glycosyltransferase family 2 protein: MSEPRFTLLIPSYNTGPILRRTIEAALTTSLPVTVVIDGSTDGSDTDLEDLDDRLIVHRLPENRGKGSAVLHGIRLAAEDGFTHALAMDADGQHPTDSVEKFVAIGRRHPEAAVFGSPVFDDSAPALRVNGRKLSNFWANLETLGWGIDDSLFGMRLYPIQPLIRVLEETRFARRFDFDPEVAVRLCWHGVPLINLPTPVRYIDPEDGGVSQFRYLRDNTLLTWMHLRLFAGFLARAPWLFMRGNNPLLHLSPSQAPPSA, translated from the coding sequence ATGTCCGAGCCGCGCTTCACCCTGCTGATTCCCAGTTACAACACAGGGCCCATCCTCCGGCGGACCATTGAGGCCGCGCTCACGACTTCTCTCCCGGTAACGGTCGTCATCGATGGCTCAACCGATGGCTCGGACACCGACCTTGAGGATCTCGACGACCGCCTGATCGTTCACCGACTTCCGGAAAACCGCGGCAAGGGCTCCGCCGTCCTGCACGGCATCCGGCTCGCGGCGGAAGACGGCTTCACCCATGCGCTGGCGATGGATGCGGACGGCCAGCATCCGACCGACTCGGTGGAGAAGTTCGTCGCGATCGGCCGACGCCACCCGGAAGCCGCGGTCTTCGGCAGCCCGGTCTTCGATGACTCCGCCCCAGCACTGCGCGTCAATGGACGCAAGCTGTCGAACTTCTGGGCGAACCTCGAAACGCTTGGCTGGGGCATCGACGATTCGCTCTTCGGCATGAGGCTATACCCGATCCAGCCGCTGATCCGCGTGCTGGAGGAAACGCGTTTCGCCCGCCGCTTCGACTTCGATCCGGAAGTCGCCGTCCGGCTCTGCTGGCACGGCGTGCCACTCATCAACCTGCCGACTCCGGTCCGCTACATCGATCCGGAAGACGGCGGGGTCTCGCAGTTCCGCTACCTCCGCGACAACACCCTGCTGACCTGGATGCATCTTCGGCTCTTCGCCGGTTTCCTCGCCCGGGCGCCATGGCTCTTCATGCGCGGCAACAACCCCCTGCTCCACCTCAGCCCGTCCCAGGCGCCCCCGTCGGCATGA
- a CDS encoding class I SAM-dependent methyltransferase produces MNPVHRHFRRHWDKHYVAAKLRSDPLYEAVLDELRGSDLPLLDLGCGLGVLAFYLREHGLEVPIHSLDYDDRKIAEAQRLAEDRGTSGLSFAFHDAREGLPEHHGNVTILDILQFFSPEQIRTLLGLAADRVAPGGKLVIRSCVRDESLRFKATVAGDVLAKATFWMKAAPTHYPTSEDFRETLSPHGEVEITPLWGSTPFNNHLIVLKKA; encoded by the coding sequence ATGAATCCCGTCCATCGACACTTCCGGCGCCACTGGGACAAGCACTACGTCGCCGCCAAGCTGCGCTCGGATCCGCTCTACGAGGCGGTGCTCGATGAGCTTCGGGGCAGCGATCTTCCCCTGCTCGACCTAGGATGTGGTCTGGGTGTGCTCGCCTTCTACCTTCGCGAACACGGGCTCGAGGTTCCGATCCACTCGCTCGACTACGACGATCGCAAGATCGCCGAAGCCCAGCGTCTTGCCGAAGACCGTGGCACCAGCGGGTTGAGCTTCGCCTTCCACGACGCCCGCGAGGGGCTTCCGGAACACCACGGCAACGTCACGATCCTCGACATCCTCCAGTTCTTCAGTCCGGAGCAAATCCGGACCTTGCTCGGGCTCGCCGCCGACCGGGTGGCACCGGGCGGCAAACTGGTGATCCGTTCGTGCGTCCGTGACGAGTCGCTGCGGTTCAAGGCGACGGTTGCGGGAGATGTCCTCGCCAAGGCGACCTTCTGGATGAAGGCGGCACCGACCCACTACCCGACCTCCGAGGACTTCCGCGAAACGCTGTCACCCCACGGAGAGGTGGAGATCACACCGCTGTGGGGCTCCACTC